In Pseudobacteroides sp., the genomic window TGATACTATTGTACGCCTGCACTTTAATATTCCCGGTGGTGTTTGTGGGCTGCGTAACAGTGGAAGTTGGTGTTTGAGTCGGTGTAGGTGTTGATGTTGGTGTAGGTGTGGGTGATGACGTAGGTTCTGATTCTTTGGAGGGGTCAAATTCCAATATATTTTTACTATATGGGTCGTTTTCAGAAGAGGAATAGAATTCATACCTGCCTCCCATAACATATATCTTCCCATTCATACTTTCAGCAGCAAATTGTCCATATTTTTCAGGAATGCTGTCATATTTTTTCCATTGATTTATCGCAGGATCATATTCATATACCGGATTTAGTGCATCCATACAAAGTGCATATATTTTATTACCCATGGACACAAATTTTGAGTTTATAGAGCATGGCAAGTAATTGCTGATAAGTGTCCATTTATTTGTTATAGGATTATATTCCTCAATACTGCTATAGCTATTACTTTGGTTATCCCATCCGCCAAACAGGTATATCTTGCCATTTAGCGCGGTGGCATTAGGTGCAAACCTGGCAAAATTGGTATCTGCTGCACTGCCCCAGTTGTTCATAACCGGATCATATACTAAAACACTTTTTTGTATTGTCAAAACTCCATTTATTATCGAAGAACCGTTAATGATATAGATTTTACCATTGAGTTCAACAATGGCTCCATTGTCTTTTTCATATGGAAGTGTATTTTTTGGTAATCTATCTCCTGTATTGATGTCGTACTCATCAACATATAAACCACTGAATACATAGATTTTATTGTTATAACCTGCTGATGAACCCCAACCGTAAGAGTTAACAGAACGAATCCAGCTTGTTTGCTCTAAAAGAGGGTCATAACATATAAACCCAGTCGAACCCATATCCGGGGAATACCCCATGGCATAAATCTTATCACCGAATTGGTATGACTTATCAACACCTATGCCAAAGGGCATTGACTTTTTAAAAACCCACTGACTTTCTCCCAAAACCTGTGATGGAAGACTTAATGGAGCGGTAAAAGTCATAGATCCTCCATCAATCCTCTGATTGTTTTGAGGACATATTGCTGTATTATTTGATGAAGGGTGTATTACCTTGAAATTTTTAATAAGGCACTGCTGTCATCAAGGCTTGAATCGCTTGCTTTGATGGTCCAATTCTTCGTAATGCCGTATATGTTTTTTCCTTTAAATAGATCCGAATAGTCAAATACAAAAGTAGCATCACATGGTACGCTTGTACCATCAAACCCATATTCTCTATTGGAAATATTAACAGCCAAAGGTTTTATAGTTACTTTAAGGCATCATACGCTATCCATGAAAAACCATTATCTTCCCAGCTGTCACCCCATGAATTAGCAATTCGGAAAGCTCCTTTTTCTACCGGTTCTACAACATTATTGTCATTTATGTCCACCCAGATATCATCGTTATAACCTACAACCGTCATAGCATGCGGCCCGGAAGAACCGTCCAGCATGAAGTATGCATTTTTGTTTATAGATCCGGTGTCTCTGTCAGTATTTGGATCATCCTTGATTGCTTTATATCTCCATGAAAATATAAAAGTATTATAAGTCAAAACATAACCGTCATTTAATAATTGTTTAATATCATTTAGTGCAGGTGAATTTGATGATTTAACAGGGGTAAGAGTCCCATCCGCTACCTTTACGTATCCCGCCTTATCTATCTTATAATTAATTGCGTTTCTCCATACATCCTCATCAGTACTCCACTCCAAATAATTCTTTGGAATGTTGAATTATCGTTGTTATCTTTTACATTCCATTCTCTCGCCATGGCAGTCATATGTGTTGTCTGATAATATGTACTGGAAAATGATGCACAGGAACCTATGCCTCCCTGACTTCTAATTGGTGGAAAATACGGAAGCGTGCTGTTATCTACATATGATGGCAAAGATGTACCATCAAGTGCACTGGCCCCTGAAGCGGTTGATATATCAAGGCTAGGTGAAGCCATGCCAGGGTTTGTACCCATAGGGACCACTTCCTGACCTTTGGATACTGCTTTGCTTTTTTCTAAAGCCCTTAAACCTTTATTTTTTCTGACTTCATTAGCCCTTTGAAGTCCAATTTCATTTGGCAAGACATTTTTTGTTTCCAGCATCTTTTCTTTCATCCACTCAAGGTCTTCTTTTGAAGGTTCTTTAGAACCAGTAGCATAAATTTCTTTACCCTTGTTTTGTTGTACTTCATTTGTTGAGCCCGGTACAGCACTTGAAGAAAAGACTACAGTGGAAATCACAGCAAAAACGGTTAACTTGCTAATAATCCTTTTAATTTTGCCACTAATCATTTTCCTTCACCCCTTATAAGTTATTTGTATTGATAAATCTAAAAAACAACTTGTTTTATAGATTTATTTCAATTTAAGTGTTATTTATTAATTAACTTTAAATTATATTACCATAATTGGTTTAGAAAGGATAACGCACAATGCTGGTTTTGTTAAATATATACAGAAATGTGCAAAAATATTTGTAGCTTTTTGACTTAATAAAATTTTATATTGACTTTATCCAAAGCGTGAAATGGAAATATAAGGGCATTGTGTTGACATTAGCTGCCTTTAAGCTTTAAAATATAATATATAAACTATGATAATAAGAATTATAAATGACAAGAAATAATACATAATTCTAAAAAAATTTAAAAATCTATCAAATTCCGAATCCAAAAATAAAATCGTTTTCGAATAAGTTAATTGAATAACCAATTAAACAATATTTATATGTTTGTATATAGAAAAATTCAATTAATATTGTTATTTTGATCTTTCTAATGCAAGATTAAAATTGATTTATATTAGTATGGGTTTATTATAAAAAATTATTATTGAGGGAAGATGTTTATGCTATTTATTTCCGTTATTCTTAATTATACCGGTGAGACAGCAACCCGTATTGTTGAAAAAATCAAGAATGGAGACAAGCATTTAAAGGAGAAATTCATAGAAGATTATATTCCGTTTATAATAAAAGTAATTTCAAGCTTTTATTCTTCGAGGATTGTCGATGTGAAAAATAGTGATGAGTATAGCATTGGCCTGATGGCATTTGATGAGGCAATTGAAAAGTTTGATAGCGGTAAAAGTAAGGGGTTTCTTAATTTTGCACAAATGGTAATCAGAAGGAGAATAATAGATTACTTCAGGAATATATCATCTATCAGTAAAAATGAAATTCCATTTTCATATTTCAACAGTAAAAGTGAAAGTGACCTTGAGGAGAAATTAAATATGTTTGATATTGGTATGGAAGCAGGAAGATATGAACTTATTTACGAGCTAAATGATTTTTCCAGACAATTGGAATCTTATGGACTAAATATAAGAAATCTGCCTGAGTATATACCTAAGCATAAAGATTCCAAGCAAATGTGTATACACATTGCGAAAAAAGTAATTGAAAACAAGAATATATATAACAAATTAAAAACAAAAAAATACTTCCAGATGAAAGAGCTTATTAAGGTAATAGATGTTCATCCAAAGACTGTTGAGAGAAATAGGGAATTTATAATATGTTTATGTATAATACTTGAGAGTGATTATGTAAATTTCAAATCATACTTAAACCAAGTATTTTAATTGGGGTATTTGCATGTTAAAGGAGGAGCAATAATGAAATATGAAGGCATTGTGGTAAGTATGATTAAAAATAAAGCAATAGTTACTACCAGTGATTTTCAATGTTTTTATATAAAGAGACGGCCTACCGCTTATGTGGGGAAGCGAATCGAATTTACAGAAAAAGACATCATTGATAAAAGATCAGTTTTGACTAAATTGGCACTTGGTGCTGCTTGTATGGCTGTTCTGTTTGTTATAGCTTTTGTTTCGAATATTATAGGCACAATCAATGTAAAGGATTTTTTATATCGGCCAAGAGTTTTTGCTTATGTCGATGTTGATATTAATCCAAGTCTTGAGTTAGAAATTGATAATGCTGGAAATGTTATAAGATTGGTGCCATTAAATGAAGATGCAAAGAGTCTTGCTAAAAAATTAAAGGTTAGTAATGTTAGTGTATATAAAGCTATTGAAAACATATTAGTTGAGGTAAAAAAGAATAAAAATATGGGATCAGCTGAAAAGAATTATATACTGATCTCAAGTACATTAAATAATAAAAATGAATCTGATGAATATAAGAATGAAAAGGACAAACTGGATACATTAATGAACTCAATGAAAATTAAACTGCAACAAAAGGAAAAAAATCAAATAAATGTATATCTTGTGCAAGCAAATAAAGATGAAAGAAAAGATGCACAAAGAGAGGGAATATCTGCCGGCAGGTATGTATTGTATAATAAGTACAAGAATTTGGGAAGTAATTTTTCAGTTGAAGATGCTAAAAAGATTAATGTTAATGATTTGTTAAATAATATATTAAACAGTAAATCAGAAAAAGACAGTCTCAATAGTGTTCAGAAACCAACTCCTTCAATCTTGGAGACTGACAATGCCAAGCGAAATGAGGCTACAAAAGATTCTGGTATTAAATTCAATACTCCATTGAAAACGCCAAATAAAACACAAAAACCGGTGCCAACGCTAAGACAGGAGCCAACACAAAAAGCAGTGCCAGTAATAGAACCAACACCTGTGCCTATGAAAAACCCTGTCGTTGTGTATCAAAATACAAATTATAATGGGTGGGCTGTTGGATTGAATGCTGGAGACTACAACATGTTTCAACTTCTGGATAAAGGACTGAAAAATGATGAGGCGTCTTCCATTAAAATTGCCTCGGGTTACCGGGTAACTTTATATGAAGATTACAACTTTACTGGGAAATCTATTGTACTGACTGCAGACAGTAATAATCTTTCAACCTATGGATTTGACAATATAGTTTCAGCTATCAAGGTTGAGCCCAATAATGCTAACACAACACCGACAAAAATCGTAAGTTCACAATATAAGAGGTTTGAATCATATAATTATCGTGGACAGTTCATTAGGCATCAATCATTTAAAGCACGTATTTCGGAGAATGTTACACCATTTGATGATTCGGTATATAAAATAGTTCCTGGTCTTGCTGACCCAGACTGTATATCATTTGAGTCTAAAAACTTTCCGGGATATTATCTGATGCATAAGGATTTTAAAATTATTCTTGAAAAGTCCGACGGCTCAGTAAACTTTAAAGAATGTGCAACTTTTAGAAAAGTGCCTGGTTTGGCGGACAATAAATTAGTTTCTTTTCAATCGTATAATTATCCCAATAGATATATAAGGCATAGGATGTTTTATTTACAAATTGACGAAATTATTAGCGACCTTGAAAGGAAAGATGCCACATATACTGAAATAAAAGCTCCATAAATAATATGTATTGATAACTAACACGCGTTAGTGATATGATGTAAAGTAAATGTATTTAAATAATGGGTGGTAAGATTGTATATAAAAGCTAAACAAGATAAATCGCATAATATGCCCTATCTAATAGAGCGAGACGATGAAATCACCAAATTCTGCAATTTCTTAAGAAACTTGCCTGAAATGAAGCGGGGAGTATTAAGAATTGCAGGGTTCTTACATTCCGGAAGGACATACTTTTTGAATGCTATAGAGTGTGTAGCTTTGCAATATAATTATGAAGTTATCTCTCTTTTGACAAACTCATGTTTTAAAACAAAAGATCATACTGAATTCTTACCTGATAGAGATGCAACCCAATTGGATATTGGCAATATAAGCCAGAAATTCGCTGAAAGCTTATTAACAGAAAGACTATCTTGTAATAAGAAAAACGGAATTATTATGCTCGCGGATGATATTGGCCAGTTTGACTCTGAGGCTATAAACCTTTTATGCAGAATTTTAAACGATAAAAGATATACAAATCTTGCATTGGTCTACACAAATGAACCTAAAATTGTAAAAAGCTTGGACTATATTGGTGCTCCTTTGTATGAAACTATAAACTTGGGTCCCTTGTCACCTCAAGGCTTACGCACATGGATGAGGGACAAGTTTTACTGGGAGCCACAGGCCCGTTTTCTTGAATGGTTTTACAATGAAACAATGGGCTTGCCGGGGCTCATAAAGGATGGAATCTATTATTTATTAGAGAATGACATTTTAATACATGATTCTAAATGTGGATTTGTTATAAAAAAGGATTATTCCAATGTAAGATTAAATATTGAAAAACAGAGGAATAATTTTAGACCTAAAAACAATCTGCCTTTTTCTCTGACCCAATTTGTCGGACGTGAGGATGAGATTGAGAAAATAAATAATTTGCTTGGCCGTGTAAGGCTTGTAACGCTTACAGGGTCTGGCGGAATAGGCAAAACAAGGCTTGCGTTGCAGATCGCTTTCATGCGGCTTTATGACTATAGCGATGGAGTCTTTTTTATTCCGCTTTCAACTGCTACAAATGCCGATTCTATAGCGGCAAATATTGCCAAGTCAATAAACATAGCTGAAATACAGGGTCAACATATTTATAATACTTTAAAAGGTGCTTTATATGACAAGAAGTGTCTCATAATACTTGACAATTTTGAACATGTTATTGATGCTGCTTCTATAATCTCTGAGCTTCTCACCTCTACTTCAGGTTTAACCATTCTGGTCACAAGTCGAGAACCCTTAAGAATTTCAGGCGAGCATATATTTAGTGTTCCCCCCTTAGAATTTGTAAATTTTGGCGAAAAGGCACCAATTGAAAGAGTAATTCAACAACCTGCTGTTACTCTTTTTTTGCTGCGTGCCAAAGCTGTTAAGCCTGACTTTAAAATTACAGAAAAAAATGCAAAGGAAATTATTGAATTATGTGCTTACCTAGAAGGTATACCTTTAGCTATTGAGCTTGCAGCGGCAAACATAGGACAAATTTCCATTCATAAGATGCTTTACCAGAGCCAAAATAGGTTAATGTGGCTTAATAACGGAGCCCGTGATTTGGAGTATCGTCAACGTACACTTAAGAATACTATCGAATGGGGATACAACTTACTTAATGAGACTCAAAAAAAGTTGTTCAGAAGGTTGGGAGTATTCACCGGCAAGTTTGATTTAAAAGCAGCACATGCTATAACCAATTGCAATAATGATATTGAAAATTTATTGGAAACAATGGCTTCTTTACTAAATAAGAGCTTTATAACAAAGACAGCGAAAATTGGTGGTGAAAGCGAAGATCGGTTCAGTATGTTAGAAACAATACGTGAATATGCAGGTGAGCTATTATCAATTAGTGGGGAAGAAAACTATATAAAAGATTGCTATTCCGATTACTATCTATCGCTTGTTACTGAAGCCGAGTTTAGTATGAATGGACAAGAACGACAAAGACGGCTTTCTGAATTAGAGTTTTCCCATTCAAATATAATAAATGCCCTGAAGCATCTGCGAATGACTAACAGTCTGGAAAAAGAATTGAAACTAACCGGGGCAATGGGGTATTTTTGGGAAGTCCGCGGTTATTGGAATGAAGGCATTACCATTCTTGAATCCTTAGTTCAAAGATATGGGAGTTCTATAGAGTCAAAGGATTATGTTAAAGTATTTGAGTGGCTTGGTAGATTAATCCATCTGCAGGGGAATCCCGAGAAATCAATTTCGATCTTTAGAAGAAGTTTGTCACTTGCCAGGGAGATTGGGGACTTTATGGGGGAAGCTGCTATACAATATAAGCTTTCGTTAGCGGTAAGTATGCTGGGCAATCTTGAGGAAGAAGAAAAACTGGCAAACGGGAGTTTGAGTATATATTACCAAATTGATTATAAGCCTGGAATTGCAGAAGTTCTTCAGCACCTTAGTCTATTATATTACCAGAAAGGAGACTATTTGAAGGCAGAAGAGTGTTCTAATGAGAGCTTGAAAATCTGCAAAGAATTAAAGGATAAGCGAGGTGTAGCCAAGGCTCTTTGGAGGCTTGGATTTGTAGCGAGAGGTAAAGGTATTTATGATGAGGCAATGAAAATGATTAGTGAGTATCTAACATACTGTGAAGAACTTGATGACAAAGACGGGATAGCAAATGCACTGATAAGCATAGCAGAATTATCAAGGTCACAGAGCGAGTATGATATTGCAGAAAAGTATTATATGAATGCTCTTAATCTTTCCTATGAACTGGGTTATAAAGCTATAATAGCCCGGGTTCTTAAAGATTTAGGTGAGATTATGAGATATAGAGGTGACTTTAACAAAGCTATGGAATTATATAAGGAAAGTTTGGCTGTATCGGAGGAAATAGGGAGTTCTGGAGAGATTGCATGGCTTTATCGGAATATAGCAGAACTGGAACTTAAAGCAGGTGATTTTCTCAAAGCTGGGGAGCTTTATCTTAAAGGCTTGAATGTTTTTTGCGACAGTAAGGAGAATACAATTATGTTTGTTTTTTTGGTATTGGGAGGACTTGCCGGAGTTTGTGTCAAACTGGAAAAACTAGGAAGATCCGCTCGTCTATTCGGAGCTGCGGACAGGCTTTTTAATGTAGTGGAAAATCTTATATCCCAAAATGATATTTCCGAATACACTACACGTCTTGAGGAGCTTCGAAATATCATGGATGAAGGAGAGTTTGATAAAGCTTGGCGTGAAGGAAGCCAGATGAGTATGGAAATGGCTATAGATTATGCCAAGGAGATAATTAAGGACGACAAGTTCGAAAAAAATATGGCAAACAAGATGATTGATTATATACATATAAACTTCTCAAGGGACATTTCTCTAGATGAAATATCAGGGTATTTTAATATGACTCCAGCGTACTTTAGTACCGTATTTAAATATTATACAGGCTATAATTATAAGGATTATCTAAACTCATACAGAGTTAAAGTGTCAAAGGAGCTTTTGCAGAACAGCAATTTAAAGATAAATGAGGTTGCCGAAAAGGTTGGCTGCAACAATGTAAATACATTTATACGTATATTTAAGAAGTATGAAGGCATATCACCAGGTCAGTATTATATAGAAAATCAGGAAAAAACATAAATTCATATTCGAAAAAAATAGATATGAATCAAAAGTATTAAATATTTATGCCACCCTGACAACTAATATAGAATATAACTAGAGACTATTGAGTTTTGGGACTTTAATTCCATACTTATAGCTCTTTTATATTTTTATTTTTTTAAGGGGGTTTTTATATTGAAAAAGTTTCTTGCATTGGTGGTTATTTTGGTAATTGCGGTAAGTATGATTCCGTTACAGGTTTTTGTTTCGACTGATGCATTTGCTGTGGGGTCAAATTTTTATGAAGAATTCACATCATTCAACTCCAATTGGGAATATCGTTCAGGTCCTAACGGTTCACCCTTCAACTGCGTGTTTAGTCCATCCCAGGTAACTTTCGGCGATAGTAAAATGATTCTGACACTCGACAGGGACAATACTGGTTCCGGTTATCCATATAAAGGCGGGGAGTACCGCACTTCCAATACTTATGGGTATGGATATTACGAAACGAAAATGAAGCCTGCAAAAAATACCGGAATCGTCTCGTCGTTTTTTACTTATACTGGTCCTTCAGACGGTAACCCATGGGATGAAATAGATATTGAATTTCTAGGTAAAGATACTACAAAAGTTCAATTAAACTGGTACAAAAACGGCAAGGGCGGACATGAGTACATGTACAACCTTGGGTTTGATGCCTCACAGGCTTATCACACTTATGGATTCGACTGGCAGCCAAATTCAATTACCTATTACATAGACGGAAAAAAAGTATTTACAGGTACACAGGAAATACCCACTACACCTGGTAAAATAATGATGAACATTTGGCCTGGTATTACGGTTGATGCATGGCTTGGGGCATATGATGGTAGAACCCCATTAAGTGCTTACTATGAGTATGTCAGATACTCAAAAGAGGGTTATACCACACTAAGCACCCCTACACCTACAAAGGCAAACACCCCTACACCTACCAATACTCCTACCCCAACTAAGTCCAATACTCCTACACCTACAAACACTCCAAATCAAGCAGCAATAGGGGATTGTAATAAAGATGGTGTTATCAATATGGCTGA contains:
- a CDS encoding cellulose binding domain-containing protein; protein product: MTFTAPLSLPSQVLGESQWVFKKSMPFGIGVDKSYQFGDKIYAMGYSPDMGSTGFICYDPLLEQTSWIRSVNSYGWGSSAGYNNKIYVFSGLYVDEYDINTGDRLPKNTLPYEKDNGAIVELNGKIYIINGSSIINGVLTIQKSVLVYDPVMNNWGSAADTNFARFAPNATALNGKIYLFGGWDNQSNSYSSIEEYNPITNKWTLISNYLPCSINSKFVSMGNKIYALCMDALNPVYEYDPAINQWKKYDSIPEKYGQFAAESMNGKIYVMGGRYEFYSSSENDPYSKNILEFDPSKESEPTSSPTPTPTSTPTPTQTPTSTVTQPTNTTGNIKVQAYNSISSSSSNQISPYIKVINTGSTSINLKDIKARYYFTYDGVSPLNYAVDWSDKVLPSKVTSSFVSISSSGADRYLDIGFTVDSGTLAPGSSIVIQGRIYDEDWNQSFNQSNDYSFNSTATNYVDTAKVTGWIGNSLMWGQEP
- a CDS encoding C1 family peptidase gives rise to the protein MEWSTDEDVWRNAINYKIDKAGYVKVADGTLTPVKSSNSPALNDIKQLLNDGYVLTYNTFIFSWRYKAIKDDPNTDRDTGSINKNAYFMLDGSSGPHAMTVVGYNDDIWVDINDNNVVEPVEKGAFRIANSWGDSWEDNGFSWIAYDALK
- a CDS encoding sigma-70 family RNA polymerase sigma factor yields the protein MLFISVILNYTGETATRIVEKIKNGDKHLKEKFIEDYIPFIIKVISSFYSSRIVDVKNSDEYSIGLMAFDEAIEKFDSGKSKGFLNFAQMVIRRRIIDYFRNISSISKNEIPFSYFNSKSESDLEEKLNMFDIGMEAGRYELIYELNDFSRQLESYGLNIRNLPEYIPKHKDSKQMCIHIAKKVIENKNIYNKLKTKKYFQMKELIKVIDVHPKTVERNREFIICLCIILESDYVNFKSYLNQVF
- a CDS encoding AbfB domain-containing protein — its product is MKYEGIVVSMIKNKAIVTTSDFQCFYIKRRPTAYVGKRIEFTEKDIIDKRSVLTKLALGAACMAVLFVIAFVSNIIGTINVKDFLYRPRVFAYVDVDINPSLELEIDNAGNVIRLVPLNEDAKSLAKKLKVSNVSVYKAIENILVEVKKNKNMGSAEKNYILISSTLNNKNESDEYKNEKDKLDTLMNSMKIKLQQKEKNQINVYLVQANKDERKDAQREGISAGRYVLYNKYKNLGSNFSVEDAKKINVNDLLNNILNSKSEKDSLNSVQKPTPSILETDNAKRNEATKDSGIKFNTPLKTPNKTQKPVPTLRQEPTQKAVPVIEPTPVPMKNPVVVYQNTNYNGWAVGLNAGDYNMFQLLDKGLKNDEASSIKIASGYRVTLYEDYNFTGKSIVLTADSNNLSTYGFDNIVSAIKVEPNNANTTPTKIVSSQYKRFESYNYRGQFIRHQSFKARISENVTPFDDSVYKIVPGLADPDCISFESKNFPGYYLMHKDFKIILEKSDGSVNFKECATFRKVPGLADNKLVSFQSYNYPNRYIRHRMFYLQIDEIISDLERKDATYTEIKAP
- a CDS encoding tetratricopeptide repeat protein; translation: MYIKAKQDKSHNMPYLIERDDEITKFCNFLRNLPEMKRGVLRIAGFLHSGRTYFLNAIECVALQYNYEVISLLTNSCFKTKDHTEFLPDRDATQLDIGNISQKFAESLLTERLSCNKKNGIIMLADDIGQFDSEAINLLCRILNDKRYTNLALVYTNEPKIVKSLDYIGAPLYETINLGPLSPQGLRTWMRDKFYWEPQARFLEWFYNETMGLPGLIKDGIYYLLENDILIHDSKCGFVIKKDYSNVRLNIEKQRNNFRPKNNLPFSLTQFVGREDEIEKINNLLGRVRLVTLTGSGGIGKTRLALQIAFMRLYDYSDGVFFIPLSTATNADSIAANIAKSINIAEIQGQHIYNTLKGALYDKKCLIILDNFEHVIDAASIISELLTSTSGLTILVTSREPLRISGEHIFSVPPLEFVNFGEKAPIERVIQQPAVTLFLLRAKAVKPDFKITEKNAKEIIELCAYLEGIPLAIELAAANIGQISIHKMLYQSQNRLMWLNNGARDLEYRQRTLKNTIEWGYNLLNETQKKLFRRLGVFTGKFDLKAAHAITNCNNDIENLLETMASLLNKSFITKTAKIGGESEDRFSMLETIREYAGELLSISGEENYIKDCYSDYYLSLVTEAEFSMNGQERQRRLSELEFSHSNIINALKHLRMTNSLEKELKLTGAMGYFWEVRGYWNEGITILESLVQRYGSSIESKDYVKVFEWLGRLIHLQGNPEKSISIFRRSLSLAREIGDFMGEAAIQYKLSLAVSMLGNLEEEEKLANGSLSIYYQIDYKPGIAEVLQHLSLLYYQKGDYLKAEECSNESLKICKELKDKRGVAKALWRLGFVARGKGIYDEAMKMISEYLTYCEELDDKDGIANALISIAELSRSQSEYDIAEKYYMNALNLSYELGYKAIIARVLKDLGEIMRYRGDFNKAMELYKESLAVSEEIGSSGEIAWLYRNIAELELKAGDFLKAGELYLKGLNVFCDSKENTIMFVFLVLGGLAGVCVKLEKLGRSARLFGAADRLFNVVENLISQNDISEYTTRLEELRNIMDEGEFDKAWREGSQMSMEMAIDYAKEIIKDDKFEKNMANKMIDYIHINFSRDISLDEISGYFNMTPAYFSTVFKYYTGYNYKDYLNSYRVKVSKELLQNSNLKINEVAEKVGCNNVNTFIRIFKKYEGISPGQYYIENQEKT
- the bglS gene encoding beta-glucanase, which gives rise to MLKKFLALVVILVIAVSMIPLQVFVSTDAFAVGSNFYEEFTSFNSNWEYRSGPNGSPFNCVFSPSQVTFGDSKMILTLDRDNTGSGYPYKGGEYRTSNTYGYGYYETKMKPAKNTGIVSSFFTYTGPSDGNPWDEIDIEFLGKDTTKVQLNWYKNGKGGHEYMYNLGFDASQAYHTYGFDWQPNSITYYIDGKKVFTGTQEIPTTPGKIMMNIWPGITVDAWLGAYDGRTPLSAYYEYVRYSKEGYTTLSTPTPTKANTPTPTNTPTPTKSNTPTPTNTPNQAAIGDCNKDGVINMADVIELACRFNKASGDTIYNQVYDLNNDGVINMADVIIIACKFNTIC